DNA from Tripterygium wilfordii isolate XIE 37 chromosome 15, ASM1340144v1, whole genome shotgun sequence:
TAAATTCTGTGAAACTCAAATATCAAGAAACTGATGTTGAGTTTCAAGCATTTTTCAATGACCAAATCTCTAATGATTTCAATGTTCTCTATCTTCCTTCTGACAGGGAATACTTTGTTGCCGGTGCTCCTGGTCCTTTTCAAGGTCGCTTGTTCCCCAAGAATTCTATTCATTTTGTCCACTCCTCCTATTCAATCCATTGGCTCTCAAGTGTTCCAGAAGAGTTAGTAGACAAGGATTCATCCGCGTACAATAAGGGGAAGATCTATTACACAAGTGCCTCAGGAACAAGTTTTCGAAGCTTACACAGCTCAATTTGCAAAAGGCATCACATCTTTTCTCAATGCCAGGGCACAAGAGGTTGTCCATGGAGGGTTTATGGCCTTATTGATACCTTGCTTTCCAGATGGCACTCCTCATTCACAGTGCAACGTTGAAGCCATGTTTGATTTACTTGAAGACAGCCTCATGGATTTGGTCAATATGGTAACATTTATTTCGTTATTGTGCAGATCGATTACTCTGAACAATTGAAAAAGATGATTGTGTTGTTTTGTTTCTGTCATTTCAGGGATTAGTTAGTGAGGCTAAAGTGGACTTCTTCAACTTGCCAATGTACCGCACAAGTCCACAAGAATTGAAGGGGTTGATCACTTGATTGAGAAAATTGGTTATTTTAGCATTGAGAGAATGGAAAACATACACCTTAGTTGGACTCCAGTTGATGCTTCTTTCATTAAGAATTTGATCCAGCACTTAAGAGCTGCTTTGGAAGGAATGATCAGGGAACACTTTGGTAATGATAGAGTTGACGAGCTCTTTGATCAGTGCACCAAGAAAATCATGGACTCTTTCATCTTTTCAGTGCCAGAAAAGTATAAGTCTAGGTCTGAATTGTTTGTCCTTCTCAAGCGAAATGGTGATTGATCATGATTGAGGTCTTCTCATCACAGTTTCTATGATCTTTACGTGCTTGTGAATCAATATACCGAAGTGTCAGCTGGTCTACAGTTACCTTATAATTTTCTGTCTGTGAAGAACATGATTAGCATGTGTATTCATTACCCTGTCTTCACTGCAAGAGTCTTGTGCGCTCGCGCTCCAGAGTTGTTTGTTGTTATTTTGTGTATGAGTTGAGTAGTTTCCGTTTAGTTTGTAATAAACAGCTCATCAACTATCCTATGTTGCAATGGAAATGACAAGGTAATGGACAACCTAACATTTTGTGTAAATTGCTTTGTGGTCACCTTAAAATTCCCAATTTCTTTGATATGCTTTACTAGAAACTCAATCTATAGAATTTCATTACTTGAGCTCGTGATTATTTGTCGTCTGCGCCGCGACACCCCATCTGTTGTGCTTATGTAACTACTAAAATGGTGAATCTCACCACATTCAGAATTATGCAGAACAGATgagtaaaaaaaacatatttttttcaaacaattgAACAATAACATGGTAGTTTGTTAACTCTGAATAGATACCAGAGTCCATGACTATCTTTGCGAGCAGATTGAGCCATTCATCGATGACATTGTCTCCAAAATGCTCACTTATCATTCCTTCCAAAGAAGCTCTGATGTGAAATGTTATAAGTATGCCTACACTAGTTGTTTTTTCTGTTGGAGTTATGTAGTGTCCACTGGCCTCCTGGATTATCTTGTGTCATGATGTTTGTCCTGATGCATATGTAATTCTGGATTAGTCATGCCGGCTAGTATATAGAATTCTCTACATTTCATGTAAAAGTGTTCTCTAGTACCTGTGCTTTCTTACTTGTAGCCGATTACTGTGTACCGTGAATTCTTTATTACCTACTGTCAGATGACTTCATTGCTTGCGAGTGTAAGCTACTTACTCTACTCCATTGGCAAATATTATATCTTTCTGTTTCACTTAATATACTTTAATACTTGATTTATTGTCTATGTATCTGCGTGGCAGTGCAGATGAAGTAACCAAGCAAGCAAAAATCTAGCATTCTAGCCATGGAGCTTGAAATTCAACAATTATCAggcattttatttttcttgctttcGATCCTATCCACCAATGTTTTCCTTTACAAAATGACACCCAAATTGGAGAAGGAGGCTTTGTCAAACTTATTGGCAAGTATATTTAACCAGGATCAATTCCctcacttttctttctttccatatAAATTCTTGAGGAAATTGTTGAAGTTAACACTCTTGAAGCTTTCACTTTCATGATGACTGGTGAGTATATGTGGACAAGGAAAATCATGTTAATCTTATCCTAGGAAGTTTGAAATTCTGTTGCTTAATCTTATCCTAGGAAGTTGGAAATTCTGTTACTTTCTCAGCAAGAATATTTCGTGATCCAGAGAACACATTGCTTTGTGGAGATTAATGCAGAAACAACACAAATAATGACTGAACAAGACAGGAAGTTGAGTATGCAATGCTGAAGAAGGGAAATAGTTGAAAAAGTCAGGTACCAGTGATTACTTTTATTACTTTCCCCTTAgtgaattaataattattttggtCATTAATGCAAGCAAACTTCATGAGtgtttattagtttatttttttgttggaagtaaattaattattgattaaCAAGATAATCATCATTGACCTTGAGTAGGTGCCACCTAAGCTCATGAACTTTGCAAAAATTCCCAACTCTATGCTATGGTAGGACATTCATAGGCGTTGAGGAGGGGAGGAAAACTTTCCAAgacaaaaaacatatattttcttttgaaacaatCCCAAATCCTTCCCCAACACTTGTATGGGATCTTAGGGCTGCGCAATCCTCAGAGTGTACAATTACACATCACACCATCATTAGATGAGGATTGTAGATTAGATGAGGATTGTAGAGTTTGGAAAATTTAAGAGTTCCGTCATCCTTGCATAAATATACTTGGATACTTTGCTTATAACAAACGATTGTTCTAGATACAATGATTTCAAATTTCTCTTGCATAATAATACATAATACATGAGCATAATAATAGGAGGCCAAGGTAAACACACAATATTGTGCTAAGGTCACAACAATTGTTATTCACCATCATAATGAAAATAAAAGGCTTCAAAAAGGGGGATTGAGTACCATTGAACTTTCTCAGAAAGAGAACACAACATGGCTTACATGGATTATATTATCATATAATACCCTTTTGAGAAAATATAGAGTAAGAGATTTGATCTTATCTCAATGACGAATGATGGTATTGGGTTAAATCATCTGCAACAAGAAGAAGTTGCAAAGACATTTGTGATCCATAAGATAtacaaataaattgaataaacaaatatatacataaataatatttttgctgACAAGAGTAGGATGTATGTAGCTTACAATTTTAGCCAAAGATGCCATTGGCCAATACCAATAGCAGATAAATTCATTAATTAAGACCAATAAATCTATAGAATAGAGGATGAATAAAAAGACAGGTGACACATGAGAAAGAGCTCCTTAGAGTCAATCCAGAGAGGGGTGTCAACTCAGGAAGTAAAGTCAAGTTCAATATAGACAGTGGAGAATCAACTCAAATCCTAACATGTTGTCTCTCAATAACCTCAACGTGAGATTAAATCGAGATCCTAACAAACTTAACAACCGGAGATAAGAATATTTCAACAAATGCTTTACAACGCCTACTAAAGGAATTAGTAGCCAGATAGAGGTACAAACTCTGAATTGCAACATTTGATACTTTGAATAAAAGACACTATTTTGATCTTTGGAGTGTCCTGAGGCCACCACCCACCCTTTGCTTTTGCAAGTTAAAGATTCGCCATTAATGTATGGGATGAGCAGATTTTTGCATCCACGTCCATAAAAATTTTAGTTAGCCCATTAAATTTGTCCCCATAATACGATCCAATCCAAGCAACCCATTCAGAGTTAATGGGCCTTTATGTTCTTCTTATTGAGCCCTAATTATCGGCCCATACTCCCATTGAAGGAGAATAGAATTGGGCTTTCCTAATTTTAATGAGCCCATTATTTCTTCCAGCACAAAGATCCATTCACCTAGGCCCTAGCAAGTCGGATTGGGCTTTGTTTGCTTAGCTTCGATGAGACACTGTAGTTAACGGCTCGTTCCCTGGTTCGCTTCATCTGCCACGCGAGTCGCCGGCTGCGGTGTCTCAGAACGAATTTCTTCCCCGTCCGTCCAGACATCTTTTCGCCATCATTGGTATTGTTGACAACAGATCTTGCGGATTCCTTTCGCTAGGAACTCAAAGGTTTCTTAACATCCCTCATGGTTCCAGGAAGTCCGCTACTTTGAACAAGGTAAGTGCACCCACGTTTAAATTTGAACTGCATAGGTCAAGACTTGTGTCCAGTTATGTCCTTTTTGTTGGGATAATTGTCACTATGTGAAAACTTGGACTCACTTTGGTCTGGTTGATGAAGAATAGTTTTTGGATTTGGGGTTTTTCCCCCTCTTTTATGCTTTGTAATTTTGTTGGTCTAATTTATACTCATCGTTCTAGCTCAAGAAATTGTGGCAAAACCACATAAATAATTTCTTTCAATTGTGATTGATTAATTCATTATGTTGTTCTCTATTTGGTAGCCATAACTGATAACAGTATTAATTTTATCAGAACAAATGGAGAAAATGATCAAGAGAGCAAATGGAAATATGGGGCCGGCACACACAGAAACTAAATTACAGTAGATTTCTTATTTACAGTGATGAAGGATAATACACATGCAGAAAGCAAAATATACAAATAGCTGTAAGcccattatttgtttatttacaGTGAATCTTTAAACCTATTTAGAACTTCCATTTATGCTTTTGTCTCTTTATTCCAGTGTCGAGCCTGAGGAAGTTTTCTCCCTTTATGAAACTCTCTAAGGAGTAGACATCATCCGTAATGCCATCTTCACAATGAGTGAAGTAAACCTCTGGCATGTGTGAATCCTTCCAATTATCTTCACCACCAAAAAGATGAGGTGACGATATGAAATTGCTAGGCATCTTTAGAAACTCCAGTAATTTAAGCATGGTTAGATTTTCAATGCCTGATGGAACCTGCTGTAATCCACAGTCCTCAACGATTAGCTTTTCAAGACAAGACAGTGCTCCCTTTTCCACGGCTACCGTTTTCAGTTGCTCTAACTTATTTAGACCCAGAAACTTAAGCCTTTGAAACCCTCCTTCCTTAAAAAGCAGGCTCTCTCCTTCAAAAGCTTGAATGAATTCAAGGTGCGCCAGATTTGGTAAATGATGGAGAGGAAAGAGCGGATCACCAGTTAATCGGCTCCACCTTAAACATAGCTTGGCCAAACCTTGAAGTGAAGATATCCAGTTGGGGAGCTTCTCTAAACGTCCTCTCAAGTATAGCCGTTGAAGAAACTTAGGAGGGCAAGTCAAGTATTGCATATCAATGATCTCATTTTTGTTTACTACAGTCAGAGAAAAGGCTCGAAGGTTCTTCAGCTTCTCAATGGAAGAACATAGCGCCTTCCCATCTCTTGTTCTGAACTTTATGACGCCCAATCTTCTCAGTTGTCGGAGCCGGCCAAGTTCTTCCATTATATGGTTGCCATACTGATATGACTCTATGAAACAGAGCTTTTGTAAGGACTGTAGACATCCTATTCTTTTCATGGCCTTGAAaccatatttaaattgattattaGAATTGGGCTCCTTTTCATAACGATAAACCAAGAGGTGGCGGAGCCTTTTGAGCTCAAGAATGTCAACCGGCAATTTACTGACATGAGTTTGTTTAAGGTCCAATGTCTCAAGGTATCTGAGCTTCCTGATAGAGCttggaatattttttaatttggtattCCTCAAGCTTAGATACTTTAAAAGGTAGAGGTTGCTTACCTGTTTTGGGAATTGCTTGAAGGGTGCATCTTGCAGGTCTAACACGTTAAGCAGCGGTGAGTGACCAGAAGGAAATATAAGTTTTGAAGATTCATTTACAGAATCCATGCCCCAAAACATGAACAGTGAACGGAGTTTTGGCACAACCAGGCTATGATGTGCACTTTGCAAGGTGTTATGCACTGATATACGCCGTACTTCTTCTGGCCAAGACATGTTTTGCTCCTTCGCGATTGCGGCAAAATTCCGTGCTCTAGCCTTGGAAACAATAATCTCCCTCAGCAAATCATGGATGCGGCATGTTTTGACCTTTCCATCACTAGTTGTCTCAGCCACTTGGATTAAGCTTCTGTTCAAGAGCTTCTTGAAGTAGCCTTCCGCAACTTCTTCTAATGTGTGTCCTTCCTTCTCTTCCACAAAGCCTTCTGCTATCCACAATGGAATCAATCTCATTTGCTCGATCTGAAGCCCCTCTGGAAAGATGCTGAAGTACAAAAGACAAGATTTAAGATAATAAGGCAAGTCATGGTAACTGTGTGacaatattttcttcaaattcttaAGCTTGTCATTCTCTTGTAGTTCAGCACCAAGACCACGTCGAACCATCTCCCATTCATCTATATTCTTGTCCTTCGTCACCAGGACACCACTAACTGCAACTATGGCTAGTGGCAGTCCTTCACATTTTCTGAGAATTTCATCTGAAATTTTCTCTAGATGTGGAGGGCAAGAGTCGTTCTTAAAGATCTTCTTGCAAAATAAAGCACTAGACTCTTCCTGTGATAATGGATTCAAATAATAGATGTTACCGGGGAATTCTGTGCATGCAGTAGTGGCAACTTCAGAATCACGAGTGGTGAGTAGTACTCGGCTGCCAAGATAATTATTGGGCAATGCATATCTGACAGCATTCCAGGCGTCGAAGCCCCACACATCATCTAAAACAATCAGGTATTTCCTATCGTTTAggattttcttgatttttagtCGTAGCTGATCATAGTTCATGCTGTTGACTTCCTCAGGAACTAGTTTCCTCAATGCGTTGTATAGTTGTTGGAGTATGTCTTTGAGAAGGTCCTTTGTCTTGAAAGATTGAGAAACAGTAGCCCATGTTCGGATTGTGAAGCATTTCTTTACATTCACATCATCATATACCTTTTTCACCAAGGTGGTCTTCCCTAAACCTCCCATGCCTACCACTGAAACCACTTCGCATTCAAATTTGCCAGTGACTAGCCACTCAACCAGTTGCTGTTTAGGCCTGTCAATCCCCACTAGATCAGCTTCTTCAAGTAGAAGGGCTTCTCCTTGACCATCCAGCAGTGTTATGCTTGTGGAGTTCGAGTCTTGCTCTATCACCTGATATGTGCTTCTGTATCTCTGGTACGCCTCAGCTATTCTGCTGATTCTAGAGTTGATCCCTTTGATTTCTGAAGCGATTTGGTTGCGAACATTAAAATGCGCAAGAGAGGAAAAACTCCTTTGAGGAAAAGCAACGAATCCATTGCTACAGTTATGTGGTAGCCGAACCCTGTATTCATCAAGAACATCTTCGATGTCATAGGCAACGTCTCTAACTTGCCTTATCCACACTTTTAGGGCGAGGTCGGTCTCTTCTTTTGCATCTGCAACTCTTAGAAAAGACTTCATATGATCAAATTCATCTCTGATGTACACAACTTCCTCGCGGACCCCCTTCAGGAGATGCACCTCATCTTCAAGCACGGAAGTAAGCTTGTTGAGTAGAAAATTCACTGCAGCTTCGGCCATTTTCCCTAATGATCTTCTGAAACTTTAAACAATTCAATTAACATGGTTCTAGAAACACATACAtgcaatttaacaaaaactgaAGAGTGGAATATGGTAAACCATACCTATTATGCACGTAGCTTCGTTATTGTTAGCTTTTCGTTCTATGGTATGTGATTCAAGATGGAGTTTTGAGACAGGAGATCATTAAGAGAATTCTAAGGCTAGCGTCCACTTGGTCTAGACTTGAGGGAATGCCGGATTCTCTCTTACTGCTAAACTCTGTAGTTTCCCTGCTGACAGTCCACTTGTATAGTTTCTTTCTGCAGGTTTATATATTGTATTGATCGTGATATCTTTATTACCGACTGGGATGACTTCATTGCTTGCGAATGTAAAGATACTTACTCTGCTCCATCGGCAAAGGTTATCTATTTGTGTTTCACTTATATATTTTAATACTTTATTAGCTGTCTATGTATTTTCCTGACAGTGCAGATGAAGTAACCAATCAAAGCAAAAAATCTAGATATGGAGATTGAAATTCAACAATTATCaggcattttcttttctttgctttcgATCCTATCCACCAATGTTTTACACTGTAAAATGACACTCAAATCGGAGAAGGAAGCTCTGTCGAACATATTGGTAAGTATATTCAACCAGGatcaatttccttttcttttcttttctttctttctatgtaGTTTCTCGAGGAAATTGTTGAAGTCAACTCTCTTGAAGCTTTCACTTTCATGACGACTGTGAGTATATGTGAACAAGGAAAATCATGTTAATCTTATCCCTAAGGAAGTTGAAAATTCTGTTACTTTCTAGGCAAGAATATTTCATGATGCAATTGCAATCCGTACAATGCTTTGTGGATACAAAAGTCTTTCTCTCTCGACCGAAAgagttttctctttcttcttcgatAGAGTGTAAGGGGAGTTCTTATTGTGTGGCAATAAGGATAATCTGTGATTTTCCTTATGGAGGATCTTACAGATAAGTGGAAGAAGTTAAACCTTACAGGAGTGGAAGAGCAGGGGTTGCATCTCGGAAGAGAAGATCTGGAATCCTCATCAACAAAGGGAGAGTTGAGTCTATTAGGGAAACTTTTTCATGAACGAAGTATTACTGGAGAAGTACTTTCCAATACTATGAAAAGTATATGGAAATTACATCAGCATCCTAAGTTTAAGGATCTTGGGGGCAATCTGTTCGCAATCGTCTTTGATAATGCAAAGGACAAGTTAAAAATTATGGAGGGGAGACCTTGGTTATTCGATCGACATTTATTGGTCCTACAAGAGATGCAGAGTATAGTTCCGGTGCGGGAGATCCCTTTTGTTTCAGAGGTGTTTTGGGTGCAAGTACATAATCTACCTTTGGCGGCAATgacggagagagttgggaagCTTATTGGCAATTCAATTGGTGTCTGTATGGATGTTGATACTCAAAAGGATGGACTAGGATGGGGACCGTATTTGCGTATTCGGGTTTTGATTCCTCTATATAATCCCCTTCCCAGGGGAAAACAGTTGGATCTGCCGGATCGTTCTGTGACCGTGGGTTTTTTGTATGAATTCCTTCCAAAGTTCTGCTATAAGTGTGGGCgtataaaacatgaaaaaggtGGATGTCCGGTGGTGTCTTCTAGTCGTCTACATGAAGATGAAGATCAATGGGAGTATGGAAATTGGATGCGAGCACCAAGTTTTACAAGGAGGCAACCAAGTATGAACAGTAATGAGAATCGGCGGCGGTCTTTTACGTCCGGTGATCGGTGGAAACCGGAGGAAGGCAATCAAAAGAGTCAAAGTGCTGATGGGAGTCAATCACGGGAGCCAGCTAAGGTGGGAACTGCTTTTGAGGAGTTATCATCAGCAAATCACGGAGTTGAAAAAGTGGCTATTTTTGAGGAATGTGCAAATAAATCGGTTACAGCAAATCAAGGGTTAATTACCCCTAATGTTGATCCCTTTTTAATTGTAGATTATGAAGAGGGCCCATTGGGGGCCCATGGTAATAAGTCCATGGATGTTATGGACAAGTCCACAAAGGCGAATGAGGTAGTGGTGCAAGCTATGATTTCTCGAGATGTCCATActacaggaaaaaaaatgccAGAAAACTAGTTGGAAGAGGAGAGCACGGGCCATTGGAGAAAATACTGCTCAAACTATGGAGATTGTCGAAGATAATGTGGGAAGAAGTAAAGACAATGGGAAAAGATTGGCGGAAGTCGAGATAGGGGAGAATAAGAAGCAGTGTATTATTTTGGCGGAGGCTGTTCAACAGCCCCGCCAAGATCAATGAGTCTTCTAGCCTGGAATTGTAGAGGGCTTGGGAACCGATCTACAATCCATGAACTTGGCCATTTGGTCAGAATAAAGTCCCCACGCATTTGTTTCTTAATAGAGACAAAACTACATTCTTCTAAAATTGATTTTGTTCGCAATAAACTCCACTTCAAACATGGTTTGGCAGTGGATTCAATAGGTTCTAGGGGTGGTTTGATGTTACTATGGAAGGAAGAGGTGGATATTTCAGTGCTTTCTTATTCTACTCGGCACATTCATGTTGAAATTAAGGAAGGGTCTGATGTTTTTTCGTGGAATTTAACCTGCTTTTATGGTCATCCTGAGGCGTCACAGAGGAAATTTTCATGGGATTTGTTACGTTTTCTTTCTGGTTCGATACAATCTCCTTGGTTATGTGTAGGAGATTTTAATGCCATTTCAAATGGTGGAGAGAAAGTTGGGGGTAGTGTCAGATGTGGTTCATTGATGGATGATTTTAATAATGCAATAGCAGATTGTAACTTGTTAGACTTGGGGTTCAGGGggaataaatatacatggagtAATAGGCGAGGGTGCCCTGAGTCTTTTATTAAGGAACGATTGGATCGATCTTTGGCTACTGTGGATTGGTTAGTGAAGTGGGGTAGCTACCAAGTTGAGTACATTAATACTATATCATCTGATCACAGCTGTCAATATGTATGTTGGGATGATCGAGTATTACGAAGAGGTGCCCATACTAAGCGATTCCGTTACGAGCCGAACTTAGGAGCCAAGGAAATGTGCAAGCAATTGGTGAGACAACAATGGGTACGTAGTCCTGGTAGGGAGGGTGGTCATATGGCTTTGAAAAGTCTGCAGAATAACCTTCAACAATGTGGCCCAAAAATTCAGCAATGGATGGTTAAGGAGAGACAAAAAAATAGCAACACAGAAAAAGTCTTGAAGAGAAGATTGGATTCACTAGTTGCTAATGAGGATGCTGGTAAACAAGAGGAGATATCGGTAGTAAGACAGCAGTTAAATGAATTGCGTGAGCAAGAAGAAGAGGTGCTCAAAAATCAGAGTAAGCAACATTGGTTGCAAGCTGGCGATCAAAATACCAGTTTTTTCCATACTAGTATGAAAATAAGACAGAATTTGAAGCGAATTGATCAGATAGTTGATGAGGATGGGGGTTTGAGGAGTACAGAGGTGGGTGTCGTTGAAGCATTTCATGAATATTTTTCCAATTTGTTCTCGGCAGGTAATGAAGTGCAGGATTACTCTTTTCTGGATCCAGTAACAAAGGTGGTTGATACGGAGATGAATGAAGATTTATGTAGAATGGTTACTAGAGAGGATGTGTGGAATGCTATACGTAGTATAAGTAATCAAAAAGCTCCAGGCCCGGATGGTTTTTCTGCTGGATTTTATCATAGCCATTGGGATACAGTGGGTGAATGTGTGATAGAAGCTGTGCTTGAATTTTTTGCTTCTGGAGTTATGGAGTCTGATGTCAACCTTACTCATATTGCTTTGAttcccaaaacaaaagaagcacTCAAGGTAACTGAATTTCGCCCCATCAGTTTATGTAATGTATCATACAAAATTATCTCAAAAATCTTGGCTAACAGATTGGGACTTATATTACATAAATGTGTACGAGGTAATCAGTCTGCTTTTATCAGAGACAGGCTAATTACAGATAACGTCATTGTGGCCTATGAGGCGTTGCATTCCATGAGTTTATTAGCCcggagtagaacaagttacatgGCGGTGAAACTCGATATGAGTAAAGCTTATGACAGGGTGGAATGGCAGTTTGTACAAGAGATTATGGTTCGTTTAGGCTTTTCTGATGAATGGCAGAAGTGGATTATGCAATGTATCA
Protein-coding regions in this window:
- the LOC120017068 gene encoding disease resistance protein RPM1-like; this encodes MAEAAVNFLLNKLTSVLEDEVHLLKGVREEVVYIRDEFDHMKSFLRVADAKEETDLALKVWIRQVRDVAYDIEDVLDEYRVRLPHNCSNGFVAFPQRSFSSLAHFNVRNQIASEIKGINSRISRIAEAYQRYRSTYQVIEQDSNSTSITLLDGQGEALLLEEADLVGIDRPKQQLVEWLVTGKFECEVVSVVGMGGLGKTTLVKKVYDDVNVKKCFTIRTWATVSQSFKTKDLLKDILQQLYNALRKLVPEEVNSMNYDQLRLKIKKILNDRKYLIVLDDVWGFDAWNAVRYALPNNYLGSRVLLTTRDSEVATTACTEFPGNIYYLNPLSQEESSALFCKKIFKNDSCPPHLEKISDEILRKCEGLPLAIVAVSGVLVTKDKNIDEWEMVRRGLGAELQENDKLKNLKKILSHSYHDLPYYLKSCLLYFSIFPEGLQIEQMRLIPLWIAEGFVEEKEGHTLEEVAEGYFKKLLNRSLIQVAETTSDGKVKTCRIHDLLREIIVSKARARNFAAIAKEQNMSWPEEVRRISVHNTLQSAHHSLVVPKLRSLFMFWGMDSVNESSKLIFPSGHSPLLNVLDLQDAPFKQFPKQVSNLYLLKYLSLRNTKLKNIPSSIRKLRYLETLDLKQTHVSKLPVDILELKRLRHLLVYRYEKEPNSNNQFKYGFKAMKRIGCLQSLQKLCFIESYQYGNHIMEELGRLRQLRRLGVIKFRTRDGKALCSSIEKLKNLRAFSLTVVNKNEIIDMQYLTCPPKFLQRLYLRGRLEKLPNWISSLQGLAKLCLRWSRLTGDPLFPLHHLPNLAHLEFIQAFEGESLLFKEGGFQRLKFLGLNKLEQLKTVAVEKGALSCLEKLIVEDCGLQQVPSGIENLTMLKLLEFLKMPSNFISSPHLFGGEDNWKDSHMPEVYFTHCEDGITDDVYSLESFIKGENFLRLDTGIKRQKHKWKF
- the LOC119980016 gene encoding LOW QUALITY PROTEIN: loganic acid O-methyltransferase-like (The sequence of the model RefSeq protein was modified relative to this genomic sequence to represent the inferred CDS: deleted 1 base in 1 codon) codes for the protein MSSSSFSSKIFRVADLGCSVGPNTYFAVQNIINSVKLKYQETDVEFQAFFNDQISNDFNVLYLPSDREYFVAGAPGPFQGRLFPKNSIHFVHSSYSIHWLSSVPEELVDKDSSAYNKGKIYYTSAQEQVFEAYTAQFAKGITSFLNARAQEVVHGGFMALLIPCFPDGTPHSQCNVEAMFDLLEDSLMDLVNMGLVSEAKVDFFNLPMYRTSPQELKGLIT